In Natronococcus sp. AD-5, the genomic window GAAGCTCTCGGCCTTCCGCGTCGCCTCGCGAACCCGGGGATCGGAGACCATCCGCTGGCTGGCCTTCGACGCGCCCGACGAGCGAGCCTGGTTGCGCTGGCGCTCGAAGTACCGCCGCAGCGCCTCGACGCTCTGGGTCTCGACGAGCGTGACGGCCTGGCGGAGCTTCATCACCTCGGCGTGAACGGACATCCCCTCGAACCCCTCCGACTGGTCGTTGTCGATCAGTTTCTGGAGTTCGGCGCGCATCCGGTTCAGGTCCTTCTGGGACTGGTCGGGCTGGATCGAGGACGCGACGCCGAGTTCTTTGAGTTTCTCGAGTCGATCTTTGATCACCTCGTTCAGCGCGTCGCGGATATCGAGGACCTCCTCCGGGAGGTCGATCCGCTTCCACTCGACGTCCGTCTCGTGGGTGAACTCGGCGACGTCGGCGTCCTCCTCGGTCATCACCTCGACTTCCTGGAGACCGAGGTTCTCGCAGACCTCGAGGATGGCCTCCTCGTCGCCGCCGGGCGAGGCCGACATCCCGGTGACGAGCGGGTCCGTCGCGTCCGCGTGGTAGCGCTCGGCGATGTAGTTGTACGCGTAGTCGCCGGTCGCGCGGTGACACTCGTCGAAGGTGCAGTGTGTGACGTCGGAAAGCGAGATGCGACTTCCCACGAGGTCGTTCTCGATCACCTGCGGGGTCGCCATCACGACCGTCGCATCGTCCCACAGTTCGGCGCGGTCGTCCGGACTGACGTCGCCGGTGAAGACGACGATCTCGTCGTCGGGAACCTGGAGGGCCTCCCGGTAAAAGTCCGCGTGCTGCTGGACGAGCGGTTTCGTCGGGGCCAGCATGAGCGACGTCCCGCCGACTTCGTCGAGCCGTCGCGCAGTGACCAGCAGGCTCACTGTCGTCTTGCCCAGGCCCGTCGGGAGACAGACGAGCGTGTGGTGGTTCGCGGCCGTCCCAGCAAGTTTCAGCTGGTAGAGCCTGCGCTCGAGGAAGTTCGGCTCGAGCAAGGGATGGTCGATGGTCGGCTGGCTTCCGTCCTCGTCCGTCGCTGCCATTGCCGGGCGTTCACCCTCGCCGCGAATAAGGGTTCTCGTACCGTGGTGAAAGTGGTCTGGTCCGTCTCCACTCCCGATAGGTTCTACTCGTCCGACGTCGCGTTTCCGGTCGTCTGAACCTACTGTTCACGCTGATGGGGGTCGCGCTCTGACTCTCTGGCGCAGCAAGGGCGCCGCCTCGTGCTGAGCTGTTCGTCGTCCAGATGGCGTTCAACGTCGCCTGGAGCGCGCGGAACTACGTTCCGCGGAAATTCGAGCGGACTTCGTCCGCGAGAAAACGCCGGCTTTTTTCGCGCTCGAAGCGCCACTGCTCGCGCTCGGCGTCATCCTCGTGCTCTGGGCGCTCATCGCGGCTACCACCGCCGCGTTTCGGCGGGTAGACCGCCGCGCTGCGGCGCTACTCCTGCCCTCTCTCGCCTGGGTCACCTTCGCCGCCGTCCTCAACGTCGAACTGTGGCGGCTGAACGCCTGATACGGGTTTCTCGAGGTTTTAGGACTGATCTTCATCGTGGCGCGCGCTGCGCCGCGGTGAGCGGATAGGGAGGCGCGAGTGGAACGAGCGCCTCGAAAAGCGAACGGTGACCGGAGGGGACCGCGAGCCGAGCGAACCGCGGGACGAACTCGTGCGAGGGATGAGCGAGGGAGCGACGCGACCGGGCGAATCGGTTGGGGAGGGCGTGGAAACTCCGCGCGTTTCGTGCGAGCAGGACGCTTTCTCCCGGAAAACCGCGGTGAAAGGGCGGGACTGGTCGGTTACTGCGACTCACTGCGGGTGTATCGAATTTCGATCCGCGTCTCAACACTCCTCGGGACGCCGCGGACGACTCGAGTCGACCGCGTGCGCGAGCAGTTCGACGTCGGTCTCGAGCGGATACTCGAGGATCCGTTCGGGTTCCGCGAGCACGCGTCCGACCACGATTTCCGACGATCGTGCAACCGGATTCCAGGTGTCGTAGTAGGCGTCGTACACCCCTTGCATGTTTTCGGTCTCCATGTACTGGCAGAGCGCGTAGCCGTCGGGACGGCGCTCGAGGAACATCGACTCGGTGTACATGTTCTCGGCGTCGAGCATCTCGGCGCTCCAGGTTTCGACCGAGCCGAGATCGAGTTCGCCGGCCTCGACGCGGCGGGAGAGGCCGGCGAACCAGTCCGCGAACCGTTCCGGAAAGCCTGACTCGAGGCGCAGCTCCACGAGTTCGACGTCGGTGCCGACGCCGGCGTCCGAACCGGCGACGATGAGCGGTCCGTCGCTCGCACCCGTTGCGGTGTGCGGCCGTACCGGGTTGACGGCGTGGACGAGGAGTTCGCGCTCGACTCCCACCTCGTGACTACCGATCGCGTCGTGCTCGAGCGGAAACGCCGCCTCGACCCGCGACTCCGGATCGTCCCGATCGACGATCGCGGACCGGGGCAGTTCGACGTACCAGATCAGTTGGGGGACCTCGCCGCCGGGATCGAGAAACAGCGACGCCGTGCTCGCCCCTTCGAGACCGAGCAGCCGGCCGGGTTCTCCGCCGGCGAACGTCTCCGAGACCGCTTCTCGAACCGACTCGAGCCGGCTCCCGTCGACGCGCCGGCGGACGAGAAACGCGCTCGCGTGGCGTTCGGTGATCATCCCCGCCTGGCTCGCGGCCGACGCGGAACGCCTGCGATACCGCGCGTATCCGACTCCGGCGACGAGTGCTCCGAGAACGACGCTCCGGCGTACCCACGGTCGAACGGCCATATCGGACGGTCGGTGCGAACTGAGTTCGCGGTATTCCCGAAATCTATCGCCATTTTAAGTGTCACCCGTCCGTACGATCAGTCGTGAAGTCCGTCCGCATCGAACTGCGGCACGCGCCGGAGGCGCTCTCCCCGATCCACGAGGGGATCTGTTCGTCGCCCGACCTCGAGCGAGAACTGATCCTCGGCGGGCGGGCGGTCGACGGCGTCGAGACGATCACGTCGTTCGTCTACGGCGATCCCGCGGCCTACGAGCCGCTGGTCGCCGACCGGGACCCCGTCCGCGAGTACGAGATCACGCCGGTCGAGGACGGCTTCTTTCTCCACCTTCGCCGGGAACTCGGCCCGGAGGGGCGCTCGCTACTGAACGCGCTCGCGCAGGATACCGTCGTGGTCGTACCACCTATCGCGGTTCGATCCGATCGGACGATGCGACTGACGCTCGTCGGCCATCCGAACGACCTCAGGACGATTCTCGAGACGGTTCCCGAGGGGGTTTCCACGGACGTGCTGTGGGCCCACGACGAGTTGACGGTAACCGGCGGGCCCGTTTCGGACCGCCAGCGCGACGCGCTGCGCGCCGCCCGGGGCGTCGGCTACTACGAGATTCCGCGCCGCAACGGCATCGAGGCCGTCGCCGCCGAACTCGAGTGTGCCGTCTCGACGGCGTCGGAACTGCTGCGTCGGGGCGAGGCTCGAGCGGTCGAACGGGTTCTCGACGCCGGGCCGTGACCGGCCGCCGGAACGGCGGTTCCGGCCGATGCGCTCGCGCTCGGACGTTACGCCGGCAGGAACAGAGCCAGATACGCCAGCGCGCTCGCGTAGATCGGAATCGTCAGGTTATCGTCGACGATGAAGTCGCCGAGGCGTAGCGTGACGCCGTCGGCGATCGTCGCGCCCACCGCCGCCGCGAGCACGGCCAGCGGGGCCTCGTAGAGGAAGGGGGCGGCGAGCAGCGCGCTCACGACGAACATCGTGCCGAGCACCTTCGGCCCCTTGATCCGCTTCAGGCTGTTGTCCGACACCGCGCCGCTGATCGGATCGCCGAGCGCGAGCATCAGCATCGCCGGCAGGGCGATCTCTTCCGGGAACAGCAGGACGGCAATCGTCATACTGACCATGTAGTAGCCGTAGCCGGCGAACCGGTTCTGCTCGTACTCGCGGGTCAGTTTGTCGTAGATCGCCCACTCGAGGCCGACGCGCAGTCGCAGGAACTCGACGCCGATGACGCCGAGGGCGAGAATCACCATCAGGATCTGAAACCCCCTCCAGGTGAGTCCGAGATCGAAATAGTTCGCGAGGAGATACAGCGCGACCAGTCCCGATCCGCTCGAGTGGACCAGCCGGCGCTTCAGTTCGTCAGCCATCACCGCAACCCTCGAAGGACGATACCTTCAGTCCGTCGATCCAACCTGTTACTCTACGGTCTGCCGCGCTGGTGGCTTCGCACAAAGCCTCCGTCGTCAGTGCTGGCGACTCGAGCCCGACTACAGCCCCTCGAACTCGAGGTCGCCGGCACGAATCGCCGACAGCGTCTCGGCCAGGTCGTCGACCGGCAGCCGCTTCTGGTCGGTCGTATCCCGCTCGCGAACGGTCACGGTCGTCTCCTCGGCTCGCGGGGAATCCCCGCTCGCGGACTCCGAGGCGCGTTGCGCCTCGCGCTCTTCGATCGTTTCGTAGTCGACGGTCACGCAGAACGGCGTGCCGACCTCGTCCTGGCGGCGGTAGCGCCGGCCGATGTTGCCCGAGTCGTCGTAGGTGACCGACAGGCCCGCGTTCCGGAGGTCGTCGACGATCTCGTCCGCGACGGCCTCGAGGGCGCTGTCGTTTTGCAGCGGG contains:
- a CDS encoding DUF6176 family protein gives rise to the protein MAVRPWVRRSVVLGALVAGVGYARYRRRSASAASQAGMITERHASAFLVRRRVDGSRLESVREAVSETFAGGEPGRLLGLEGASTASLFLDPGGEVPQLIWYVELPRSAIVDRDDPESRVEAAFPLEHDAIGSHEVGVERELLVHAVNPVRPHTATGASDGPLIVAGSDAGVGTDVELVELRLESGFPERFADWFAGLSRRVEAGELDLGSVETWSAEMLDAENMYTESMFLERRPDGYALCQYMETENMQGVYDAYYDTWNPVARSSEIVVGRVLAEPERILEYPLETDVELLAHAVDSSRPRRPEEC
- a CDS encoding diacylglycerol/polyprenol kinase family protein, with translation MADELKRRLVHSSGSGLVALYLLANYFDLGLTWRGFQILMVILALGVIGVEFLRLRVGLEWAIYDKLTREYEQNRFAGYGYYMVSMTIAVLLFPEEIALPAMLMLALGDPISGAVSDNSLKRIKGPKVLGTMFVVSALLAAPFLYEAPLAVLAAAVGATIADGVTLRLGDFIVDDNLTIPIYASALAYLALFLPA
- a CDS encoding helix-turn-helix domain-containing protein, with product MKSVRIELRHAPEALSPIHEGICSSPDLERELILGGRAVDGVETITSFVYGDPAAYEPLVADRDPVREYEITPVEDGFFLHLRRELGPEGRSLLNALAQDTVVVVPPIAVRSDRTMRLTLVGHPNDLRTILETVPEGVSTDVLWAHDELTVTGGPVSDRQRDALRAARGVGYYEIPRRNGIEAVAAELECAVSTASELLRRGEARAVERVLDAGP